The stretch of DNA CAGCCAGATTTCTGGTGTAGACAAAAAAGAAGTTGACAAAATAATGAAAGAACTTAAAAAAGATGAAACTATTTATTACCCTAAAAGGTGCTACTGGACATTAAAAGAATAAATAGCTGTATTTTTTATTTTTACTCAGTAAATTTTATTTACAAAAATTAATTTTTAAAGGAATATTTACATACAGCAAGATTAAATGAATTAGTAACTTATCCAGTTGCTCACTTCATAAGTTATGTAGCTACCACTTATCTAATACATTTTAGCAGTAGCATTAGGCAGCATGCACTAGATGTACTCTAAAAATAAAGTAAGCTGATTAAGAGCAAAATATTTTTTTAAATTCTCAAATAGCTTGAAATAAATGCAAAAAAAGCAAAACCTCCAATAAAAGCTAATGCCGCAAGTCTTGCTTCCCCATTTCTGTGAGATTCAGGTATAATTTCTTCAGCAGTTACTGTTAATAAAACACCGGCAGCAAAAGCCAGTATTATATATTTTACGATCGGAGGCTGCCCTTTAACAAGGAAATAGCCTGCTGATGCACCTAACAAAACAGGTAAACTCGCAAAAAGATTTAAAACTATCCTTAAATTCTTTTTAATTCCCCTTTCTTTAAAGGATGCGATGGTTGCAAAACCTTCAGGTATATCTGCAGAAACCACACCTAATGCAACTAAAAAACCAATTTGTAAATCTATTAAAGACCCTGCACCGATTAAAAGACCATCAGTAAATGAATCTATTGCAACGCCAAAAAAGATTGCCCAAGCAGTTGTTGAGTGATTTACACTACCTAGTCTTCCCTGTACAAAGTTAATCAGCTGATCAATAGTAATAAAAAAAATACCGCCCACAATAAATGCTAAAATAGTTATCCAGGGGGTGTTTGATTTTAAAATTTCAGGCATTAATTCAATACTAATTACAGCAAGTATAATCCCTGCCGCTACGTGCAAAGCTAAACTTAAATTTTTTCTGTCTATTTTTAAAAATTCTGCAGCAATACCTCCGGCAAAAGTTCCTAGGGCCGGCAGTAACGAGAATAATATGATTAACAAGAATTCATTCATGTTTACACTTTAAAGTTATGTTAAACCAATTATTTTATTTTTTATATTTTTTATAAATAATAAAACATATTACAGCTATCACCAGCCCAACAACCACTATTTCTTCAGATATACCAATTTCAGATTCTATAGTCCTGTATAAACTTCCAAACTGCCATGCAATTCCTCCTAAGATAAATGATTTTACTAATGTCCCTATGAAAGTAATGATGATATACCTCTTAACATCATATTTTATAAAACCGCAAAATGCGCTGATAACAACACTTGGTACTATAGGAAGAGCTCTCGCTGTAAAAATTGATAATGCCATTAAATTATTTTTAGAATAATTCTCTTCTGTTTTTTCTATTTCCTTCCATGAAAGTCCAAGGTATTTACCCCAACGGTCAATGAAGGGTTTGCCAATATA from Methanobacterium veterum encodes:
- a CDS encoding ZIP family metal transporter — encoded protein: MNEFLLIILFSLLPALGTFAGGIAAEFLKIDRKNLSLALHVAAGIILAVISIELMPEILKSNTPWITILAFIVGGIFFITIDQLINFVQGRLGSVNHSTTAWAIFFGVAIDSFTDGLLIGAGSLIDLQIGFLVALGVVSADIPEGFATIASFKERGIKKNLRIVLNLFASLPVLLGASAGYFLVKGQPPIVKYIILAFAAGVLLTVTAEEIIPESHRNGEARLAALAFIGGFAFFAFISSYLRI
- a CDS encoding DedA family protein encodes the protein MFTELVAFLEGFIITYGSWGIFFGSVLEEIIAPIPSTAVIMGSSFFIMENIPISFHAFQILLINIAVPAAAGVTIGSLLIYGIVYYIGKPFIDRWGKYLGLSWKEIEKTEENYSKNNLMALSIFTARALPIVPSVVISAFCGFIKYDVKRYIIITFIGTLVKSFILGGIAWQFGSLYRTIESEIGISEEIVVVGLVIAVICFIIYKKYKK